The genomic region CGGTGGCCACCGCGCCGCTGCGGTTCAAGCCGGGCGAGCGGATTCCGGCCAGAGAGCTGCGGATACCGCTGGACGACGGGGTGGTCTCGGACTTCCCGTTCGACCGCTACCGCACCACGCTCTACTTCGAGGTCACGGCGGGCGGCTCCCCCGTGCCGACCACGCTGAGCTACGCCGACCACGACCCGTTCTTCCTCTCCCGCGTGGTCAGCGGCGCCGCCGAGGACGGCGGGGTGAGCGCGGACCTGCTGATCAAGCGGTCCCGGAGCACGTTCATCCTGGCCTGGTTCCAGGTGGTCGTGATGTGGGCGCTGGCGCTGTCGGTGCTGGCCGGGGCACTGCACATCGTGCGGCGCGGCCTTGGCATGGTCTGGCCCGCGCTGGGCTGGATGGCGGCCACCCTGTTCGCGCTGGTCGGCTTCCGCAACGCCGCTCCCGGCCTGCCGCCGATCGGCTCGATGATCGACTACTGCGCCTTCTTCTGGGCCGAGGCGGTGATCACGCTGGCCCTGGTGCTGGTGGTGGTCAAGGGCGTGCGGCGGAAGTCGTGAGCATGTTCCGGTCCGCGCCGGGTATCCCCCGGGCGACACGGGAGGCTTCATGATCGAGGTCGAACAGCGGATCGAGACCGC from Crossiella sp. CA-258035 harbors:
- a CDS encoding DUF4436 family protein — protein: MRRWPYVLAPLGVLLAVLFGILAYYHERDTREGFYELGDTAAADRVDVSVYVQRVDAPARELVLQLHITPRGAFSDNGDERSAGKELVVDSSSVATAPLRFKPGERIPARELRIPLDDGVVSDFPFDRYRTTLYFEVTAGGSPVPTTLSYADHDPFFLSRVVSGAAEDGGVSADLLIKRSRSTFILAWFQVVVMWALALSVLAGALHIVRRGLGMVWPALGWMAATLFALVGFRNAAPGLPPIGSMIDYCAFFWAEAVITLALVLVVVKGVRRKS